Proteins co-encoded in one Ignavibacteria bacterium genomic window:
- a CDS encoding T9SS type A sorting domain-containing protein, which produces MKKSIYYFSVFFLVCAIVYGGIQYSTGIVGITRLNGEGCVCHNPVSTQTVFVRIWGPNQVTPGSTNNYTVSLKGGPAVKGGFNVAARFGVLSTTDPGAQKIMTELTHNAPKVFGSADSVYWTFQYTAPASPGTDTIYAAGNSVNGDGSPTDLDNWNFSPNFPIQISQVVPVELTSFSATRKNNGVELSWTTATELNNRGFEIQKNLTGKWEVIGEVKGNGTTTLPNSYSFTDFNLVQGKIQYRLKQIDFSGEFEYSNVIEVEVEAINGYSLSQNYPNPFNPSTVISFRMPSAGSVLLNVYNSLGEKVATLVNGVMPAGEHSVSFKADNLPSGLYFYKLQTDGASLTRKMVLSK; this is translated from the coding sequence ATGAAAAAATCTATCTACTACTTCTCAGTTTTCTTCCTTGTTTGCGCAATAGTTTATGGTGGAATTCAATACAGTACAGGAATTGTTGGAATTACACGATTAAATGGTGAAGGTTGCGTTTGTCATAATCCCGTTTCCACTCAAACGGTTTTTGTCAGAATCTGGGGACCAAATCAGGTTACTCCGGGTAGTACAAACAATTATACTGTCTCACTTAAGGGTGGGCCGGCAGTTAAAGGCGGATTTAATGTCGCTGCCCGATTTGGTGTCCTTTCAACAACTGATCCCGGTGCACAAAAAATCATGACTGAACTCACACATAATGCACCCAAGGTATTTGGAAGTGCTGACTCGGTATATTGGACTTTTCAATATACTGCCCCTGCTTCTCCGGGTACAGACACAATTTATGCAGCGGGTAACAGTGTGAATGGTGACGGATCTCCAACCGATCTCGATAACTGGAATTTCTCTCCGAATTTCCCGATTCAGATTTCACAGGTCGTACCTGTTGAACTGACATCATTTTCTGCTACCCGGAAAAACAACGGTGTGGAACTGTCCTGGACAACCGCTACGGAATTAAACAACCGTGGTTTCGAGATTCAGAAAAACTTGACCGGCAAATGGGAAGTGATTGGTGAAGTGAAGGGGAACGGTACGACAACCCTGCCGAACAGCTATTCTTTTACCGATTTCAATCTTGTTCAGGGAAAAATTCAGTACCGACTGAAGCAAATTGACTTTTCAGGTGAGTTCGAATATTCAAATGTAATTGAGGTTGAAGTTGAGGCTATTAACGGATATTCGCTTAGCCAGAATTATCCCAACCCATTCAATCCTTCAACGGTGATCAGTTTCAGAATGCCGTCAGCTGGGAGTGTTTTATTGAATGTATACAATTCTCTTGGTGAGAAAGTTGCAACTTTGGTAAATGGAGTAATGCCGGCAGGTGAGCATTCAGTCAGTTTCAAAGCTGATAATCTACCGAGTGGATTATATTTCTACAAATTGCAGACAGATGGTGCTTCTCTTACAAGAAAAATGGTGCTTTCGAAGTAA
- a CDS encoding transcriptional regulator, with protein sequence MKEYINDNIRRTEILARLMNREPLTLIDLSLEYEVSDTTINRDLKYYRSVGLPIYSRKKILFIADNPQKDILTGYLAEYLAFKLNRKLLYDKLQAVTGVLQENFFQVLTLAAKAVDERRLLSFRYVRITDNIENSYTVKPVELRLTDFNWALIAVKEGEDIEKFFYLSRIKEIEVLPATFSLGAEKASDTLYDIELRFSAACRNSIYSKIWFQSFELREDENGFITLKTRGPVNKKLASWCLRWQDQIEIIEPEKLKIKIREMVDSFFRTNSF encoded by the coding sequence ATGAAAGAATACATTAACGACAATATCAGACGAACCGAGATTCTTGCCCGCCTTATGAACAGGGAACCTCTGACATTAATCGACCTGAGTCTGGAGTATGAAGTCAGTGATACCACTATAAATCGCGACTTGAAATATTACCGTTCGGTTGGTTTGCCAATATACAGCAGAAAAAAAATCCTGTTCATTGCCGACAACCCCCAAAAAGATATTCTAACAGGATATCTTGCAGAGTATCTCGCATTTAAGCTTAACAGAAAACTACTCTATGATAAACTTCAAGCTGTAACGGGAGTTCTTCAGGAAAACTTCTTTCAGGTTCTAACTCTAGCAGCAAAAGCTGTGGATGAGAGGAGACTTTTAAGCTTTCGATATGTACGGATTACCGACAACATCGAAAACAGCTACACAGTAAAGCCTGTTGAGTTAAGATTGACAGATTTTAATTGGGCGCTTATTGCGGTGAAAGAGGGAGAGGATATCGAAAAGTTTTTCTATTTAAGCAGAATCAAAGAAATTGAGGTGCTGCCCGCTACTTTCTCTTTGGGAGCAGAAAAAGCCTCTGATACTCTCTACGATATCGAATTGCGTTTTAGTGCTGCCTGCAGAAACAGCATCTATTCAAAAATCTGGTTCCAGTCCTTTGAATTACGAGAAGACGAAAATGGTTTTATTACTCTGAAAACCAGAGGTCCGGTCAATAAGAAACTTGCGAGCTGGTGTTTGCGGTGGCAGGACCAGATTGAGATAATTGAACCCGAAAAACTTAAAATAAAAATCAGGGAAATGGTCGATTCCTTCTTCAGAACCAATTCATTTTAA
- a CDS encoding thermonuclease family protein — protein sequence MGMNKYLLVVAIAFLFAGCGGTKDAKDVAVVDKITDGDTFSVFFNERKEKIRLIGIDTPESRRNKRAEKQSDEENLDQETIVAMGKKAKEFMASLIKKGDKVRLEFDAQERDKYGRFLCYVYLEDGTMLNEIIIREGYAYPLTIAPNVKYEEQFREAFRFARENSRGLWK from the coding sequence ATGGGAATGAATAAATATTTACTGGTTGTTGCGATTGCTTTTTTATTTGCAGGTTGTGGAGGTACCAAGGATGCCAAAGATGTGGCTGTTGTAGATAAGATCACAGACGGCGACACATTTTCTGTTTTTTTCAATGAAAGAAAAGAAAAAATCAGACTGATTGGAATAGACACTCCTGAATCGAGACGAAATAAAAGAGCTGAAAAACAAAGTGATGAAGAAAACCTTGATCAGGAGACAATTGTTGCGATGGGGAAAAAGGCCAAGGAATTTATGGCTTCTCTGATCAAAAAAGGCGACAAGGTCCGGCTGGAGTTCGATGCACAAGAGAGGGATAAATACGGCAGATTTCTTTGCTATGTATATCTCGAGGACGGAACAATGTTGAACGAAATAATCATCAGGGAGGGTTATGCTTATCCGCTAACGATTGCCCCGAATGTAAAATATGAAGAGCAGTTTCGTGAAGCGTTTAGATTCGCACGCGAAAACAGCAGGGGACTCTGGAAATAG
- a CDS encoding cytochrome c3 family protein, which yields MTNFKHLYLSASFFLIILFFQINLIADNKGKFSTSSNDDCLACHSDNTLTMERNGKQRSLFVDEKILAASPHKKLECVSCHAGFNPEEMPHKENIQPIDCMTCHKDAKIRHLFHPQMFYAKPLAEGKDVSCRLCHGTHDAKPFKNIGRTNSIAVCAKCHTVQNGDFYYSAHGYGNGANEKPGCITCHKEQITTGSYGTDKVRLKSAQQNLCLSCHNNITAVTSRFAFNKKFISNADSSTHSRLIKGGNGEAASCVDCHGSHKIKNKEDQASNVYAGNIPNTCGGCHKDIKADYSASIHYDAFTKKVKDAPVCSSCHNEHETAEVKTEKICAGCHQPVEISPDYALSNNKTKVSKNNYHGIEVKDNKVTVSNCASCHGPHKIINSKDAGSAVNKKNLQATCGKCHPGAETDFVSGTIHKVADKPVKPVEKKEEPSTSTGGSTFLLVAFIVVGIGLIIGFLYIRRKKKSDTSRNDK from the coding sequence ATGACAAACTTCAAACATCTTTACTTGTCTGCATCGTTTTTCCTGATCATACTCTTTTTTCAGATCAATCTGATTGCCGACAACAAAGGAAAGTTTTCCACTTCATCAAATGATGACTGTCTTGCCTGTCATTCAGACAACACACTGACGATGGAGCGAAACGGGAAACAGAGATCACTGTTCGTTGATGAGAAGATTTTAGCTGCCTCACCTCATAAAAAGCTTGAATGCGTTTCGTGTCACGCGGGATTTAATCCAGAGGAAATGCCTCACAAGGAGAACATCCAGCCTATCGATTGTATGACCTGCCACAAGGATGCAAAAATAAGACACCTCTTCCACCCTCAGATGTTTTATGCAAAACCACTGGCGGAAGGAAAAGATGTAAGCTGCAGATTGTGTCACGGGACCCATGATGCAAAACCTTTCAAAAATATCGGAAGAACCAATTCGATAGCAGTTTGCGCCAAGTGCCATACTGTTCAAAACGGGGATTTCTATTACAGCGCCCACGGCTATGGAAATGGTGCCAATGAAAAGCCGGGATGTATTACCTGCCACAAAGAACAGATAACGACGGGAAGCTACGGTACAGATAAAGTAAGACTCAAATCTGCTCAGCAGAACCTGTGCCTCTCATGTCATAACAATATAACTGCCGTCACTTCAAGATTTGCTTTCAATAAAAAGTTTATCTCAAACGCTGATTCAAGCACCCACTCACGCCTGATAAAAGGCGGTAACGGGGAAGCTGCTTCCTGTGTCGATTGTCATGGCAGTCATAAAATAAAGAACAAAGAAGATCAGGCATCAAATGTGTATGCCGGTAACATACCAAATACCTGTGGAGGCTGCCACAAAGATATTAAGGCTGATTATTCAGCAAGCATCCATTATGATGCTTTTACTAAAAAAGTGAAGGATGCTCCCGTTTGTTCCTCATGTCACAATGAACATGAAACCGCCGAAGTGAAGACTGAGAAAATCTGTGCAGGTTGCCATCAACCTGTCGAAATTTCGCCTGATTATGCCCTCTCGAACAACAAAACCAAAGTTTCGAAGAATAACTATCACGGTATCGAAGTAAAAGACAACAAGGTGACCGTATCGAACTGTGCAAGTTGTCACGGACCACACAAGATCATCAATTCAAAGGATGCAGGTTCTGCCGTAAACAAGAAAAATCTGCAGGCTACCTGCGGTAAGTGTCATCCTGGAGCAGAAACTGATTTTGTCTCGGGTACAATTCACAAAGTTGCGGATAAACCTGTGAAACCGGTTGAGAAAAAAGAGGAGCCATCCACTTCCACCGGAGGCAGTACATTTCTTCTTGTTGCTTTTATTGTAGTTGGAATCGGATTGATCATCGGTTTCCTCTACATTCGCAGAAAAAAGAAATCAGATACTTCACGGAACGATAAATAA
- a CDS encoding cytochrome c3 family protein, with amino-acid sequence MKKISLLLLIVFISTVHIYAQKSNDDCLACHSDESLSTTRNGKPVSLFVEGGRYQASVHGSMECMDCHTGFNGEELPHRAGNNIYKVDCSGCHDVKAFKSSIHGVKNVECWSCHTKHAILPASNMTNGRVELCMTCHTSGGVKQFTTGGHFKAYKAGNKVNCVTCHGNSSHEIKKTAFNKFTETQLCNKCHAVHKTQFSVELHAQANQAAFPRCTSCHGEHLAAVNRFSRNSQECMNCHMNASIFHPKNNEKLVDFIKTYQTSVHAHLQANGVEAASCGDCHGNHTAEGLDATKNRVKRENINAMCGRCHQDAMKEFNASAHGLAAQKYKDVAPVCTDCHGEHQISSVKSPEFAKIKIKEMCMNCHVKNEKVLKLTKTTKNDIQHYENSAHWKALKAGNEKAAVCSDCHTGHAMLPAKDPNSSINKHNIAATCGKSGCHVKQKIDYNASVHFKSLKSGKDDSPGCADCHGNHQIENTDRFLNEGLKSQFIAKLCSDCHASVQLAEKYSFSQINADSYYKSYHGLAVRGGSKTAANCASCHHYHDIRPSSDPLSSINRANLSKTCGKCHPNAKIDDEFAKVHVTNTEEESILLWIVKSSYILIIFGTIGIMFIHNILDLFRKLQEKKKHKHQIKKLKEEGKYYVRMTKNERIQHFFLLTSFIGLVISGFGLVYPDAFWVRAIRYVLGEYAFEIRGLSHRILGIVMIIVSFYHVWYLFFHENGKKLLRDFLPAWHDWDDVKVNFKYLTFRSEEKPAFRRFSYMEKAEYWALIWGTVVMSLTGLLLMFNDFFLAKAPKIWFDVSTLIHYYEAWLATLSIIVWHFYYVIFSPEVYPLNTAFITGKMSEELMEAEHPLELARLKALEEEEKKAAKEESGDDGENKTVPEEN; translated from the coding sequence ATGAAAAAAATATCTCTTTTACTCCTAATAGTTTTCATATCCACAGTTCATATTTATGCACAAAAATCGAATGATGACTGCCTTGCCTGTCACAGCGATGAATCGTTGAGCACAACCCGAAACGGGAAGCCGGTATCCCTCTTTGTCGAGGGAGGAAGATACCAGGCATCGGTTCACGGTTCAATGGAATGTATGGATTGCCACACAGGTTTTAACGGTGAGGAACTGCCTCACAGAGCAGGCAACAACATCTACAAAGTTGACTGCAGTGGTTGCCACGATGTAAAGGCATTTAAAAGCAGTATCCATGGGGTAAAGAATGTGGAATGCTGGTCGTGCCACACAAAACACGCCATACTTCCCGCTTCCAACATGACTAACGGAAGAGTTGAACTTTGTATGACTTGCCACACCTCGGGTGGTGTAAAACAGTTTACTACCGGCGGACACTTTAAAGCTTACAAAGCCGGAAACAAAGTAAACTGCGTTACCTGTCATGGTAACAGTTCCCACGAAATTAAAAAGACTGCATTCAATAAATTTACCGAAACTCAACTTTGCAACAAGTGTCACGCAGTTCATAAAACACAATTTTCTGTTGAGCTGCATGCACAGGCAAACCAGGCAGCATTTCCCCGCTGCACAAGCTGCCACGGCGAACACCTTGCTGCAGTGAACAGATTTTCACGGAACTCACAGGAATGCATGAATTGTCATATGAATGCATCCATCTTCCACCCGAAAAACAACGAAAAGCTTGTTGATTTTATCAAGACCTATCAGACGAGCGTCCATGCACACCTCCAGGCTAATGGTGTTGAAGCTGCATCATGTGGCGATTGCCATGGAAACCACACTGCCGAAGGACTTGATGCTACAAAAAACAGAGTTAAAAGAGAAAATATTAACGCTATGTGCGGCAGATGCCATCAGGATGCCATGAAAGAATTCAATGCATCTGCGCATGGTCTTGCTGCTCAGAAATACAAGGATGTTGCTCCAGTTTGCACTGACTGTCACGGTGAACACCAGATTTCAAGCGTAAAAAGTCCCGAGTTTGCGAAGATCAAAATCAAAGAAATGTGCATGAACTGTCATGTGAAGAATGAAAAAGTTCTGAAACTGACAAAAACAACCAAAAACGATATTCAGCATTACGAAAATTCTGCACACTGGAAAGCTCTTAAAGCCGGAAATGAAAAAGCTGCTGTGTGTTCTGATTGTCACACGGGACATGCAATGCTTCCGGCAAAGGATCCAAATTCCTCAATTAACAAACATAACATTGCAGCTACATGTGGCAAGTCCGGCTGCCATGTAAAACAAAAAATTGATTACAACGCCAGCGTCCATTTCAAATCACTCAAATCAGGTAAGGACGATTCCCCGGGTTGCGCTGACTGTCATGGTAATCATCAGATTGAGAATACTGACCGATTTCTGAATGAAGGTTTGAAAAGCCAGTTTATCGCTAAACTATGTTCTGATTGCCACGCAAGCGTTCAACTGGCAGAAAAATACAGCTTTTCACAGATTAATGCTGACAGTTACTACAAAAGTTATCACGGTCTCGCTGTAAGAGGCGGATCGAAAACCGCAGCCAACTGTGCAAGCTGCCATCACTATCATGATATCAGACCAAGCTCCGATCCCCTTTCATCGATTAACCGGGCAAACCTTTCGAAAACATGCGGTAAATGTCACCCCAACGCGAAGATCGATGATGAGTTCGCCAAAGTACATGTTACCAACACGGAAGAAGAATCTATACTTCTTTGGATCGTAAAGTCAAGCTATATCCTGATTATTTTCGGAACCATCGGAATAATGTTCATACACAATATTCTTGATCTCTTCCGTAAACTGCAGGAAAAGAAGAAACACAAACACCAAATCAAGAAGCTCAAAGAAGAAGGCAAATATTATGTAAGGATGACCAAAAACGAGAGAATTCAGCACTTCTTCCTTCTGACATCTTTCATTGGTCTCGTAATTTCAGGCTTCGGCCTCGTTTATCCCGATGCTTTCTGGGTAAGAGCAATCAGATATGTCCTCGGTGAATATGCATTTGAAATCAGAGGTCTGTCACACAGAATCCTCGGCATAGTCATGATAATTGTCTCTTTCTATCATGTATGGTATCTTTTCTTCCACGAAAATGGTAAAAAACTGTTGAGAGATTTCCTCCCTGCATGGCATGACTGGGATGATGTGAAAGTAAACTTTAAATATCTCACTTTCAGAAGTGAAGAAAAACCTGCTTTCAGAAGATTCAGCTATATGGAAAAAGCTGAATACTGGGCCCTCATTTGGGGTACCGTAGTAATGTCGCTTACGGGTTTGCTCCTTATGTTCAACGACTTCTTCCTCGCGAAAGCACCAAAGATCTGGTTCGATGTTTCGACTTTGATCCATTACTATGAAGCATGGCTCGCCACACTCTCTATCATTGTATGGCATTTTTACTATGTTATCTTCAGCCCGGAAGTGTATCCGCTGAACACTGCGTTCATTACAGGCAAGATGAGTGAAGAGCTTATGGAAGCTGAGCATCCTCTGGAACTTGCAAGACTAAAGGCGCTCGAAGAAGAAGAGAAGAAAGCAGCGAAGGAGGAATCAGGAGATGACGGAGAAAACAAAACCGTCCCTGAGGAGAACTAA
- a CDS encoding guanosine monophosphate reductase — MHKTYLTFDDISIIPRVKSTINSRSEVDLSVSPVAGTLLDAPIVASPMDTVCNGNMAAKMNQFGLVGLIHRFQPVESQKIELKNAIDLVIDSELNSRDHINLGVATGVSGDYQERLRELDSIMRNYRLKERKAKFSFWVCFDTANGFSSLMENAVKWYNSAYSGYITVAGNVASKEGYLFLSDLGINVVRVGIGGGSACSTSIATGIGGGLISILEEIRGVKQEHCLVMADGGIRYSGDVVKSLALGADLCMLGRLFAGFDESPGAIIKAIDGKKYKLFRGLASKSASEILGQQKKAVEGIETLVEYKGSIDEFVQEFLYGIRSGLSYCDCRSIGEFRNYVDTTEDVIVVNSQNAFIERVPKLV; from the coding sequence ATGCACAAAACCTATCTAACATTTGATGACATAAGCATTATCCCGAGAGTAAAATCGACAATCAACAGCAGAAGTGAGGTGGATCTGAGTGTCTCTCCGGTGGCCGGTACACTCTTGGATGCCCCGATTGTTGCCTCCCCTATGGATACTGTTTGTAACGGAAACATGGCCGCGAAAATGAATCAGTTTGGCCTTGTCGGGCTTATCCACCGGTTTCAACCCGTCGAGAGTCAGAAAATCGAGCTAAAAAACGCTATCGATTTGGTTATCGACTCGGAACTGAACAGCCGTGACCATATAAATCTGGGGGTTGCAACCGGTGTCTCAGGTGACTATCAGGAACGACTGAGAGAGCTTGACTCAATCATGAGAAACTACCGGTTGAAAGAGAGAAAAGCAAAATTTTCGTTCTGGGTCTGCTTTGATACCGCGAACGGATTCTCCTCTCTCATGGAAAATGCCGTAAAATGGTACAATTCCGCATATTCAGGCTATATAACCGTCGCCGGCAATGTCGCAAGCAAGGAGGGATACCTCTTTCTCAGTGATCTTGGAATCAATGTTGTTCGAGTGGGAATTGGTGGCGGATCAGCCTGCAGTACTTCGATTGCAACAGGAATTGGCGGAGGTCTCATCTCGATTCTCGAAGAAATAAGGGGTGTGAAACAGGAACACTGCCTCGTTATGGCTGACGGTGGTATCAGGTATTCAGGTGATGTGGTGAAGTCACTCGCTCTCGGTGCAGACCTCTGCATGCTTGGTCGACTTTTCGCAGGATTTGATGAGTCACCCGGAGCAATCATTAAGGCAATTGACGGTAAAAAATACAAACTCTTCAGAGGGCTGGCATCAAAATCCGCTTCTGAAATTCTGGGACAGCAGAAAAAAGCTGTGGAAGGAATCGAGACGCTCGTGGAATATAAAGGAAGTATCGACGAGTTTGTTCAAGAATTTTTATACGGCATCAGATCCGGCTTAAGTTACTGTGACTGCCGCAGTATTGGCGAGTTCAGAAATTATGTGGATACTACCGAAGATGTCATTGTGGTTAATTCCCAGAATGCATTTATTGAGAGAGTCCCGAAACTGGTTTAA
- a CDS encoding SDR family NAD(P)-dependent oxidoreductase gives MTEKVIVIVGMGGGIAFGVARKFGKENFIVAMVGRNGKKLREYKDMLEADGIKSEFYIGNAADEFSLKDALKRIEEELGTPDVLLYNVANIKGVNILDDTTEGMIHDFKMNVIGAVISAKEVIPGMKKRGTGCILLTGGGFALYPDPNYASLGIGKAGIRNLALSLSKAVEGSGIIVGTVTVCGIVDASNPVHNPANIASKFYDLYVSGKNGAETIL, from the coding sequence ATGACGGAGAAAGTAATTGTAATTGTTGGAATGGGAGGCGGTATCGCCTTTGGTGTCGCAAGGAAATTCGGCAAGGAAAATTTTATTGTTGCGATGGTCGGCAGAAATGGTAAAAAACTTCGTGAATACAAAGATATGCTCGAAGCTGATGGTATCAAATCTGAATTCTACATAGGAAATGCTGCTGACGAATTCTCATTAAAAGATGCACTCAAAAGAATTGAGGAGGAATTGGGGACACCCGATGTTCTCTTGTACAATGTTGCCAACATAAAGGGTGTGAATATTTTGGATGATACAACAGAGGGAATGATTCATGATTTTAAAATGAATGTAATCGGAGCTGTTATTTCTGCAAAAGAAGTGATCCCCGGGATGAAAAAGAGGGGAACCGGTTGCATCCTCTTGACCGGTGGTGGATTTGCATTGTATCCTGATCCGAACTACGCCTCTTTGGGAATTGGTAAAGCCGGCATCCGAAATCTTGCACTCTCTCTTTCAAAAGCTGTCGAGGGGTCAGGAATAATTGTCGGTACTGTTACAGTCTGTGGAATCGTCGATGCTTCAAACCCGGTTCATAATCCGGCTAATATCGCTTCCAAATTTTATGATCTTTATGTCTCTGGTAAAAACGGGGCGGAAACCATTCTTTAG
- a CDS encoding T9SS type A sorting domain-containing protein: protein MKYFQISVILISVLFIGFTITDPPKHGSTDTDVISCTELNGLGCVCHTIPQDSTVFTRVEGPHSLRPGETALYRVYVSGGPALGGGYNVASRFGTLGAADSSSRLLDNELTQMYPKAFPSGAQSIWWDFYYTAPVNKTQDTIYSVGLSTNHDFIPNEYDLWAFGPKFVVNISRNVTSVEENGGISSFKLDGNYPNPFNPSTKISFQLPFAAEVSLTVYNSSGEIVGAIKNLQRDSGKQSIDFDGTNLPSGIYFYKISAAGSVLSGKMVLLK from the coding sequence ATGAAGTATTTTCAGATTTCTGTAATTCTTATCTCGGTACTGTTTATCGGTTTTACGATTACTGACCCGCCGAAACATGGATCAACAGATACTGATGTAATTTCATGTACCGAGCTTAACGGGCTTGGATGTGTCTGTCACACCATCCCTCAGGATTCAACAGTTTTTACCAGGGTCGAGGGTCCACACTCACTTCGACCCGGTGAGACTGCACTTTACAGAGTATATGTCTCCGGTGGACCGGCTCTCGGTGGGGGATATAATGTTGCATCCCGTTTTGGAACACTCGGTGCTGCTGATTCATCATCCCGCTTGCTTGACAATGAACTTACTCAAATGTACCCGAAGGCGTTTCCCTCCGGTGCTCAATCAATCTGGTGGGATTTTTACTACACTGCTCCCGTCAATAAAACTCAGGATACAATTTATTCGGTCGGGTTGAGTACAAACCATGATTTCATCCCCAACGAGTATGACTTGTGGGCATTTGGTCCCAAATTTGTTGTGAATATCAGCAGAAATGTAACCAGTGTTGAGGAAAATGGAGGCATATCTTCCTTCAAACTCGATGGTAACTATCCAAATCCATTTAATCCATCCACCAAAATCTCATTTCAATTGCCGTTTGCAGCGGAGGTTTCGCTCACTGTTTACAATTCTTCGGGTGAAATCGTTGGAGCAATAAAAAATCTTCAGCGTGATTCGGGCAAGCAAAGCATTGATTTTGACGGTACAAATCTTCCAAGCGGAATTTATTTTTATAAAATCTCGGCAGCCGGAAGTGTATTATCCGGTAAAATGGTATTGCTTAAATAG
- a CDS encoding T9SS type A sorting domain-containing protein: protein MIVRKLIFFFLLAAFSSAAFAQTYTWTLKQSGSSLGDPITSDPNNSNIIFYGTGAQIYRSTDRGETFSPWGTSITGSTRVKNIITTAKNNQVMIAAIEASTDKIVKTTNAGQTWTVTLDNANFSFFGIPMTPDPSHPDTIYTMSNNIFYKSYDFGSTWTQVGTASGFTTPCDLEVFPDSSHIILAGDNTTGIFRSTNYGVTWTQVYVTSGEIPTIAVDLRKKGTAWATKWGGGGGFLKSTDFGLTWTAIPFFNGLSMWGVDIAPENSDFIMTGRYSGSNIYVSKDGGLNWITTSLSASNYSVNIIDTLTIFAAQSPGIYKATVPYVPVELSSFYASVIDNEVYLGWTTATELNNARFEIERALASDRNTWIRVGEMEGHGTTTTPRRYVFSDKPGVTGSYLYRLKQVDYDGKFEYSNTIEVTTETPSVFTLSQNYPNPFNPTTNIAFSITEQTDVTLSIFDITGREVAKIINNKTLPAGNHSVEFDASNLNSGVYLYTLKAGDRSLTKKLTLIK, encoded by the coding sequence ATGATCGTGAGAAAACTCATTTTCTTTTTTCTGCTGGCTGCATTCTCTTCGGCAGCATTTGCACAAACTTACACATGGACCCTCAAACAAAGCGGGTCAAGTCTTGGGGATCCAATTACGAGTGATCCAAACAATTCCAACATAATCTTTTACGGAACAGGTGCTCAAATATATCGAAGTACCGACAGAGGCGAGACATTTTCGCCCTGGGGTACATCTATTACCGGCTCGACAAGGGTAAAGAATATTATCACTACAGCTAAAAACAATCAGGTCATGATAGCTGCAATAGAGGCGTCCACAGACAAAATTGTTAAGACAACGAATGCAGGTCAGACATGGACGGTTACACTCGATAATGCAAATTTTTCATTTTTTGGTATACCGATGACTCCCGACCCGTCTCATCCTGATACCATCTATACAATGAGCAACAATATTTTCTACAAATCATATGATTTTGGATCAACCTGGACTCAGGTTGGTACAGCTTCAGGTTTTACCACTCCTTGCGATTTAGAAGTGTTTCCGGACAGTTCGCACATAATCCTTGCGGGTGACAATACCACAGGTATCTTCCGCTCAACGAATTATGGTGTGACATGGACACAGGTTTATGTTACTTCCGGTGAGATTCCAACTATAGCAGTGGATTTAAGGAAAAAGGGGACCGCGTGGGCTACAAAATGGGGTGGTGGTGGTGGTTTTTTGAAATCGACCGATTTTGGTCTGACTTGGACAGCAATTCCTTTTTTCAACGGTTTGAGCATGTGGGGTGTTGACATTGCCCCCGAGAATTCAGATTTTATTATGACCGGCAGATACTCAGGAAGTAATATCTATGTGAGCAAAGACGGCGGACTGAACTGGATCACAACCTCACTATCAGCAAGTAATTACAGCGTAAATATTATTGACACTCTCACAATTTTCGCAGCACAGTCACCGGGAATTTACAAGGCAACGGTACCCTATGTGCCCGTCGAACTGTCATCATTTTATGCCTCGGTGATAGACAACGAAGTGTACCTGGGGTGGACGACTGCCACAGAGCTCAATAATGCAAGATTTGAAATAGAAAGAGCACTCGCATCGGACAGGAATACCTGGATCCGCGTCGGTGAGATGGAGGGACACGGAACCACCACTACCCCACGAAGATATGTCTTCAGCGATAAACCGGGTGTGACAGGGTCTTATCTTTACAGATTGAAACAAGTGGATTACGACGGAAAATTTGAGTATTCAAACACCATCGAAGTAACGACCGAGACTCCCTCAGTCTTTACGCTTTCACAAAATTATCCAAATCCATTTAATCCAACCACTAATATTGCATTCTCCATTACCGAACAGACAGACGTTACTCTCTCAATTTTCGATATCACGGGAAGAGAAGTAGCCAAAATAATAAACAACAAGACACTTCCTGCCGGAAACCATTCCGTAGAGTTTGACGCTTCAAATCTAAATTCCGGTGTGTATCTCTACACTCTGAAGGCAGGTGACAGGTCTTTAACCAAAAAACTCACATTAATCAAATAG